One Formosa agariphila KMM 3901 genomic window, ATGAAATTGTTAATAGATGTATTAGGGTGGTCAGGATCTGGCTTATTAGTTCTAGCATATGGACTAACCCTTATAGAAAACAATAAGTACGTAAACTACTCGAAGTACTTAAATCTTTTTGGTGCAATTATAATAGCAATA contains:
- a CDS encoding CBU_0592 family membrane protein, translating into MKLLIDVLGWSGSGLLVLAYGLTLIENNKYVNYSKYLNLFGAIIIAINCYYYNALPSFVANLIWSVMATLTLYKTKKKEGFFMKPKLKV